The Allorhodopirellula heiligendammensis genome includes a window with the following:
- a CDS encoding class I SAM-dependent methyltransferase, with amino-acid sequence MMVDWFDWSEVRGVVEYGPGTGVFTEGITQRLHPDARFFAVERSAELAELTRQRCPGTTVHEASAADVQQLCQREGIHQVDAIICGLPWASFPESLQASILDATLDVLRPGGQFATFAYWQGVVLPAGRRFSRRLRSSFSDVHRSPTVWRNLPPAFVYRCTK; translated from the coding sequence ATGATGGTCGATTGGTTCGATTGGAGCGAAGTACGAGGTGTTGTCGAGTATGGGCCGGGCACGGGTGTTTTCACCGAGGGCATCACCCAGCGTTTGCATCCCGACGCTCGCTTTTTCGCCGTCGAACGCTCCGCCGAGCTCGCAGAACTGACTCGCCAGCGGTGCCCAGGCACCACGGTTCACGAAGCTTCCGCCGCCGATGTACAGCAATTGTGCCAACGTGAGGGAATACACCAAGTCGACGCGATCATCTGCGGACTACCGTGGGCATCGTTTCCCGAATCGCTCCAGGCGAGCATTCTCGACGCGACCCTCGACGTGCTTCGTCCCGGTGGCCAATTTGCCACCTTCGCCTACTGGCAAGGCGTTGTGCTGCCGGCGGGAAGGCGATTTTCCCGGCGGCTGCGGTCGAGCTTCTCAGATGTCCATCGCAGCCCAACGGTGTGGCGTAATTTACCGCCGGCGTTCGTATATCGCTGCACGAAATAG
- the dprA gene encoding DNA-processing protein DprA, whose product MSDELFYWQREQESVEPSPGDEPSPGDGPSPGDGPSPGDGPSSSDGPLPIDVGLRDQLQLCLLPGLGPRSLSVLSEAFGAASDILRADSSDLQRVPGIGPKLAHTIRSARDYIDVDEVIRWCQQNSAHIIQRGEDGYPKPLEELDDAPPVLFCRGRWKAVDAISVSIVGTRHATAYGLEQTRRLARDLAAASVTIVSGLARGIDTAAHRAALEVGGRTIAFLGGGLGQMYPAENKTLAAEIANLGAVISEYAPLAKPRGGMFPQRNRLIAAAGLATLVIEAPERSGALITARLAGELGRSVGALPGPVNSRASQGCHRLIRDGGVLISNADDVLELLGPLSEPIVRGGESDANRAEREMRDGRELSLNELELAVLDQISPTGSSLDAITVACELSSARVSAIVSVLEMKRFIRRLSGQYVARV is encoded by the coding sequence GTGTCCGACGAGCTCTTCTATTGGCAGCGTGAACAGGAGAGTGTGGAGCCATCGCCTGGTGACGAGCCATCGCCTGGTGACGGGCCATCGCCTGGTGACGGGCCATCGCCTGGTGACGGGCCATCGTCTAGTGACGGGCCATTGCCGATTGACGTTGGCTTGCGAGATCAACTGCAGTTGTGTTTGCTGCCGGGGTTAGGGCCGCGAAGTCTGAGCGTGCTGAGCGAGGCATTCGGGGCAGCGTCCGATATTTTGCGAGCCGACTCGAGCGATCTGCAGCGCGTCCCCGGGATTGGTCCCAAGCTGGCCCATACGATTCGGTCGGCGCGAGACTATATCGATGTTGACGAGGTCATCCGCTGGTGTCAGCAGAACAGCGCTCACATCATTCAGCGGGGCGAGGACGGTTATCCAAAGCCTTTGGAGGAACTCGACGACGCCCCACCAGTTCTCTTTTGCCGAGGTCGTTGGAAGGCGGTCGACGCCATCTCGGTGTCCATCGTCGGTACGCGGCACGCGACCGCGTACGGTCTCGAACAAACACGCCGGCTAGCGCGCGATCTCGCGGCTGCCTCGGTGACAATCGTCAGCGGGCTGGCACGAGGCATCGACACGGCGGCACATCGGGCAGCATTGGAGGTGGGTGGCCGTACGATTGCTTTTTTGGGCGGTGGGTTGGGCCAGATGTATCCAGCAGAAAATAAGACTTTGGCCGCCGAAATCGCTAATCTGGGAGCTGTGATTAGCGAATATGCACCTCTTGCGAAACCGCGTGGTGGCATGTTTCCGCAGCGCAATCGTCTGATTGCTGCGGCAGGCCTGGCGACGCTCGTGATCGAGGCCCCCGAGCGGTCTGGTGCGTTGATTACGGCGCGGCTTGCGGGCGAGCTCGGGCGCAGCGTGGGCGCCCTGCCCGGCCCCGTCAACAGTCGTGCTTCGCAGGGCTGCCATCGCTTGATCCGCGATGGTGGAGTACTCATCAGCAACGCTGACGATGTACTGGAGTTGCTTGGCCCACTGAGCGAGCCCATTGTCCGTGGTGGCGAATCTGATGCGAATCGCGCCGAACGTGAAATGCGAGATGGGCGGGAACTATCACTCAATGAGCTCGAATTGGCGGTGCTCGATCAGATTTCTCCTACCGGTAGTTCGCTCGATGCGATCACCGTGGCCTGCGAATTGTCATCCGCGCGTGTCTCGGCGATCGTCAGCGTCCTCGAAATGAAACGCTTTATACGGCGTCTTAGCGGGCAATACGTCGCCAGAGTCTAG
- a CDS encoding DUF1559 domain-containing protein, translating into MNRDFRRRRGFTLVELLVVIAIIGVLVGLLLPAVQAAREAARRMSCSNNFKQIGLALHNYHSAYDKLPMTMGGTYQPNANAGGTTPADSNNRYRLSWLVGVLPFMEQQALWQQISNPNQYSSGTLMTGQAWNAMGPAPWTTQYDPWMTDIKALRCPSDPGFGAPALGRTNYGASLGDSTDWTTNGAFTFSNGSWVSAGSRTSSCRGVFVARQFTGFRDILDGTSNTIMAGELQTSLGDRAKTTHLANNPPGGWNALHTNPSTCFQANFIDPTRPQFWCNGGAGCTSPSLNGGNQMRGFRWADGGLLYTGITTIRPPNSELCTAGGDSSSGTMSPSSYHQGGVHVLMADGAIKFITDSIEAGNQQSPVVNSSMSPPCLPAGSASPFGLWGALGTRASHEVLSGDF; encoded by the coding sequence ATGAATAGAGATTTTCGTAGAAGGCGTGGTTTCACGCTGGTTGAACTATTAGTGGTGATTGCCATTATTGGGGTCCTGGTTGGTCTCCTATTGCCGGCCGTGCAGGCAGCGCGAGAAGCAGCGCGGCGGATGAGTTGCAGTAACAACTTCAAGCAAATCGGCCTCGCTCTTCACAACTATCACTCGGCTTACGACAAACTGCCGATGACGATGGGTGGGACCTACCAGCCCAACGCTAACGCAGGGGGGACAACCCCGGCCGATTCGAATAACCGCTATCGGCTCAGCTGGCTGGTTGGTGTACTGCCGTTTATGGAGCAACAAGCTTTATGGCAGCAAATCAGCAATCCCAATCAGTACTCGTCGGGAACTCTGATGACCGGCCAGGCTTGGAATGCGATGGGCCCTGCACCCTGGACGACGCAGTATGATCCATGGATGACCGACATCAAAGCGCTGCGCTGCCCGAGCGATCCAGGATTCGGCGCGCCAGCGTTGGGACGCACTAACTACGGTGCGTCCTTAGGGGATTCCACTGACTGGACAACCAACGGAGCCTTTACTTTTAGCAATGGCTCTTGGGTTTCCGCAGGTAGTCGAACGAGTTCGTGCCGAGGTGTGTTTGTTGCCCGCCAGTTCACAGGATTTCGAGATATCCTTGACGGGACATCCAACACAATCATGGCTGGCGAGTTGCAGACGAGTCTGGGTGATCGCGCTAAGACGACCCATTTGGCAAATAACCCGCCCGGCGGGTGGAATGCGTTGCACACGAATCCGTCGACGTGTTTCCAGGCTAACTTCATCGATCCCACCCGGCCTCAGTTCTGGTGCAACGGTGGCGCTGGGTGTACATCGCCCAGTCTCAACGGCGGCAATCAAATGCGAGGATTTCGCTGGGCCGACGGCGGCTTGCTGTACACGGGTATCACCACAATTCGCCCACCCAATTCGGAGCTATGCACCGCTGGTGGCGACTCCTCGAGTGGCACCATGTCGCCGAGCAGCTACCACCAGGGTGGAGTGCACGTGTTGATGGCCGATGGTGCGATCAAGTTCATCACGGACTCGATCGAAGCTGGTAACCAGCAGTCACCTGTCGTCAATAGTTCCATGTCGCCCCCCTGCTTGCCGGCCGGCAGCGCCAGCCCATTCGGTTTATGGGGAGCTTTAGGAACGCGTGCGTCTCACGAAGTCCTCAGTGGTGACTTTTAG
- a CDS encoding tetratricopeptide repeat protein codes for MNASSHDRHTRRFAVSAPQRRVIGRCVWASLIAAALTAGCMQLGCRSIVKFGESRQSVAARRLSRQGLKAARQGEWGVAEDLFSKSLDVSDNNDAAHRGLADTLWLRGRRNEAIVHLKQAVQLSAGDPKHLQRLGRMYLELGRVDEAARQCEIALQSDREWAALWALWGDCEMAQGRSPAALAAYHRALSLQPDYPYVQLQAAEIYHQQKRHDRLLATLDRFNESGGSALVNQTDGGIIPGRADLLRGLAYRELGRGDEATRCLIAAAQKNPSDVTARLQLAASSIAGGDSVAAQGWIAQAMRIDPEAVAASGWVRSSIDTSELAGNMAISALDDPHPNSRMQSVYSPDSGLSRPGDANAPRSNSRMAIGPASRESR; via the coding sequence TTGAACGCGAGTTCACACGATCGTCATACACGCCGATTTGCCGTTTCTGCCCCTCAGAGACGTGTCATCGGCCGGTGCGTCTGGGCATCGTTGATCGCCGCTGCGCTCACGGCCGGCTGTATGCAGCTGGGATGCCGCAGCATCGTCAAATTTGGAGAAAGTCGTCAGAGCGTGGCGGCCCGGCGGTTGTCCCGGCAGGGACTCAAAGCGGCTCGCCAAGGCGAGTGGGGCGTCGCGGAGGACTTGTTCAGCAAATCACTTGATGTGTCGGACAACAATGATGCCGCGCATCGGGGACTCGCCGACACACTGTGGCTCCGGGGGCGACGCAACGAGGCGATCGTGCACCTCAAGCAGGCCGTCCAGCTCAGCGCGGGAGATCCGAAACATCTGCAGCGACTCGGCCGCATGTACCTCGAACTGGGACGCGTCGACGAAGCTGCGCGGCAATGTGAGATCGCGCTTCAATCCGATCGCGAGTGGGCTGCTTTGTGGGCGCTATGGGGCGACTGTGAAATGGCTCAAGGCCGTTCGCCTGCTGCGTTGGCGGCCTATCACCGCGCCCTGTCGCTGCAGCCCGATTATCCATATGTACAGTTGCAAGCGGCAGAGATCTACCATCAACAGAAGCGGCATGATCGGCTGCTCGCGACGCTCGATCGCTTCAATGAATCGGGCGGATCAGCGCTGGTCAACCAAACCGATGGTGGCATCATTCCCGGCCGCGCTGATCTGCTGCGTGGTCTGGCGTATCGCGAACTCGGGCGTGGCGACGAGGCCACACGATGCCTCATCGCCGCGGCGCAGAAGAATCCGTCTGACGTGACGGCGCGGCTGCAACTCGCCGCGTCCTCGATCGCGGGCGGCGATTCAGTGGCCGCTCAGGGATGGATCGCACAGGCCATGCGAATTGACCCCGAGGCCGTCGCGGCCTCAGGTTGGGTACGCAGTAGCATCGATACCTCGGAACTGGCCGGCAACATGGCGATTTCAGCACTGGATGATCCTCATCCCAACAGCCGCATGCAGTCCGTCTACAGCCCGGACTCAGGGCTCTCTCGTCCAGGTGACGCAAACGCCCCTCGGTCAAACTCCCGGATGGCGATTGGACCTGCGAGCCGAGAAAGTCGCTAG
- a CDS encoding dihydroorotase, whose translation MARLLIRNASVVLPGDGFRSNSGEVRAANVLIDDGKILDVDASASASCDEVVEADGLHLLPGVVDDQVHFREPGLTQKEDLAMASHACAAGGVTTFLEMPNTKPPAITVEGVRAKECLAAAKSLVNYGFYIGATPDNVKELTEVTDVPGIKIFIGSSTGNLLVDEQAALERIFAETTLPICAHCEDETTVRANAERIGQTSDLADHSRIRDERAAMIATERATELARRHQHRFHVLHVSTAAELKFLRDPSPYLTAEVCPHHLLFNVDDYERLGSRVQMNPSIKTAADNAGLWQALADDVIQVIATDHAPHTLEEKNQPYPQSPSGLPAVENSLALMLDQAHAGRITLPQIAHWMSDAPARVWGITGKGRIAAGYDADLVLVDASQRRTIRDQDQHTKSRWSPWDGETLTGWPVRTWVGGRQVWSAETGFDEAARGTKPHFDHTRGGYWSTANGIGV comes from the coding sequence ATGGCACGTCTTCTTATTCGCAACGCCTCGGTCGTCCTGCCCGGTGATGGGTTCCGGTCCAACTCAGGTGAGGTTCGTGCGGCGAATGTGCTCATCGACGATGGAAAGATACTCGATGTTGATGCTTCGGCATCTGCGTCGTGCGATGAAGTGGTGGAAGCCGACGGATTGCATCTTCTGCCGGGAGTCGTTGACGATCAGGTTCACTTTCGTGAGCCCGGATTGACTCAGAAAGAGGATCTAGCGATGGCCAGTCACGCCTGCGCAGCCGGTGGCGTGACGACGTTTCTGGAGATGCCCAACACCAAGCCGCCTGCGATCACGGTGGAAGGTGTTCGTGCCAAAGAGTGTCTCGCTGCCGCGAAGTCCCTCGTTAACTACGGTTTCTACATTGGGGCCACACCTGACAATGTCAAAGAGTTGACAGAGGTTACCGATGTACCGGGGATCAAAATCTTCATCGGCAGCAGCACGGGGAACTTACTCGTTGACGAACAGGCGGCTCTCGAACGGATTTTTGCTGAAACCACGCTGCCGATCTGTGCGCACTGCGAGGACGAGACGACCGTCCGAGCGAACGCGGAACGTATCGGTCAAACCAGCGATCTGGCTGATCACTCCCGGATCCGCGACGAGCGGGCAGCGATGATTGCCACCGAGCGAGCGACTGAGTTGGCGCGGCGGCACCAGCATCGGTTTCATGTGCTGCATGTTTCCACGGCTGCCGAGCTCAAGTTTTTGCGAGATCCATCACCGTACTTAACCGCTGAGGTTTGCCCGCATCATTTGCTATTTAACGTCGACGACTACGAGCGGTTGGGCAGCCGCGTGCAAATGAATCCCTCGATCAAGACGGCCGCGGATAATGCAGGATTGTGGCAGGCGCTTGCGGACGATGTGATCCAGGTGATTGCCACCGATCACGCGCCCCATACGCTCGAAGAGAAAAATCAGCCGTATCCGCAGAGCCCCTCAGGCTTGCCCGCTGTGGAGAATTCGTTGGCGCTGATGCTCGATCAAGCCCACGCGGGCCGTATCACGCTGCCGCAGATTGCTCATTGGATGAGCGATGCCCCCGCCCGCGTATGGGGAATCACCGGCAAGGGACGCATTGCTGCCGGGTATGACGCCGATTTGGTTCTCGTCGATGCGTCACAACGGCGAACGATCCGAGATCAGGACCAACACACCAAGTCCCGCTGGAGCCCGTGGGATGGCGAAACCCTGACGGGCTGGCCCGTCCGGACATGGGTGGGTGGACGTCAGGTTTGGTCCGCCGAAACGGGCTTTGACGAAGCTGCCCGAGGCACGAAGCCGCACTTCGACCACACCCGTGGAGGTTACTGGTCGACAGCGAACGGAATCGGCGTGTGA
- the trmD gene encoding tRNA (guanosine(37)-N1)-methyltransferase TrmD, producing the protein MRIDVVTLFPAIFDGYLTQSLLHKAIVRGLVDIQRHDLRQWAENVPHRKVDDRPFGGGPGMLIQVEPTVSCVREIESDAADGAEQAPIRRILLTPQGKPFDQRLAEDIATSERIVLLCGRYEGFDQRVHDILEPEEISVGDFVLNGGEVAAMTIIDAVVRLIPGVLGDENSHRDDSFSRGNRLLEFPQYTRPREFEGHFVPEVLLSGDHAAIAAWRAEQTLIRTKARRSDLLDES; encoded by the coding sequence GTGAGGATTGACGTTGTTACCCTGTTCCCCGCGATTTTTGACGGTTACCTGACGCAAAGTTTGTTGCACAAGGCAATCGTCCGGGGGCTGGTCGACATCCAGCGTCATGACCTGCGGCAGTGGGCCGAAAACGTACCTCATCGCAAAGTCGATGACCGTCCGTTCGGCGGCGGCCCGGGAATGTTAATCCAAGTCGAGCCGACGGTGAGTTGCGTTCGTGAAATCGAGTCGGACGCTGCTGACGGAGCCGAACAGGCCCCCATCCGCAGAATCCTGCTCACGCCGCAAGGCAAGCCATTCGATCAACGTCTGGCCGAAGATATCGCTACGAGCGAGCGAATTGTTTTGCTCTGTGGCCGATACGAAGGGTTTGACCAACGGGTCCATGACATCTTGGAGCCGGAAGAAATTAGCGTTGGCGATTTCGTTCTCAATGGGGGCGAGGTCGCTGCCATGACCATCATCGATGCCGTCGTTCGGTTGATTCCCGGCGTCCTAGGTGATGAAAACAGCCATCGAGATGATTCCTTCAGCCGCGGAAATCGGCTGCTGGAGTTTCCACAATACACCCGGCCCCGCGAGTTCGAAGGACACTTCGTTCCCGAGGTCTTGCTCAGTGGTGACCATGCGGCAATCGCCGCTTGGCGGGCTGAGCAAACACTGATCCGAACCAAGGCCCGCCGTAGCGATCTGCTCGACGAGTCCTAA
- the rpsP gene encoding 30S ribosomal protein S16, translated as MKKMGRTHRPFFRVCAMDQRKPRDGRVIEELGHYDPMCPETDARAQLKSDRIDYWISVGAQPTEKCATLIKKYGTDGTHLDAQREALARLGRRKDYTPAPVTAAPQPKAEAPQAEEPAPAAEAPAEESPAAPEAEATASE; from the coding sequence ATGAAAAAAATGGGGCGTACCCATCGTCCTTTCTTTCGTGTTTGTGCAATGGACCAACGTAAACCCCGTGATGGACGAGTGATCGAGGAACTCGGCCACTACGACCCCATGTGCCCCGAAACCGACGCGCGTGCTCAATTGAAGAGCGACCGTATCGACTATTGGATCAGTGTGGGTGCCCAACCCACCGAAAAGTGCGCCACGTTGATCAAGAAGTATGGCACCGACGGCACCCATCTCGACGCACAGCGTGAAGCCTTGGCGCGTCTCGGCCGCCGCAAGGACTACACGCCCGCGCCCGTGACGGCCGCTCCTCAGCCCAAAGCGGAAGCACCGCAGGCCGAAGAGCCCGCTCCCGCTGCAGAAGCTCCAGCCGAAGAGTCGCCTGCGGCTCCTGAAGCCGAAGCCACGGCATCCGAGTAA
- the rplS gene encoding 50S ribosomal protein L19, producing the protein MSNAIMDMVNKANLKPETPKFDIGDTVDVHTKILEGAKERIQVFSGVVIGRSGKGSQEMFMVRRIVAGEGVERKFPVHSPRIDKIEIKRSGVTRRAKLYFLRDRVGKAVRLKERRRV; encoded by the coding sequence ATGAGCAATGCCATCATGGACATGGTCAACAAGGCCAACCTGAAACCAGAAACCCCCAAGTTCGACATTGGCGACACTGTCGACGTCCACACCAAGATTCTCGAAGGCGCCAAAGAACGCATTCAGGTTTTCAGTGGTGTCGTGATCGGCCGCTCGGGCAAAGGATCGCAAGAGATGTTCATGGTTCGCCGCATTGTCGCCGGTGAAGGCGTCGAGCGCAAGTTCCCCGTCCACAGCCCACGGATCGATAAGATCGAAATCAAACGCAGCGGTGTCACCCGCCGTGCGAAACTGTATTTCCTCCGCGACCGCGTCGGCAAGGCTGTCCGTCTGAAAGAACGTCGCCGCGTCTAA
- a CDS encoding DUF1583 domain-containing protein, with product MTLHLQLISTSVIAIALACVMPECAGNDVIDSLNESREKLPQQWNPDLAGDVNFESLDFNGDPATIERTPAGIRHRKSMTEGVREIRACVSVAGDFDIDVSYRDLAISDGKPTWHCGVGLMVLLDNRDRNRVTLYRRRDRISGKHELALAGQKMNDEGKVIYLGGRQVADSSVAGRLRLARRGTTVTALQSALDGSGERVIGRAAFPLGPVEVQGIRLVAQVGQGLETSVIWSDLHVRAEQIETHILPTEEMGSAELVDQLDQHRRLLTDLTEDVDESTGEGGLTWKLTPHATIAPDDPGFRLLVEASGDVESANILKRCQVNGDLDVQADLHIIHIDPSSKPSSNNDVTLCFYASPHSAGDGVGRLREDQTAELIEATLSLRYKQDGAKELNCRTVGRDHLGKLVYRPIRSVPIDMIDQLRIAVRDRAIYFFYSVTGADDTVVLGRVPIKNEFTITAIGVIQNARGARGRSEVQWKNIQVYGEN from the coding sequence ATGACTTTGCATCTCCAGTTGATCAGTACGTCGGTGATTGCCATTGCTCTGGCATGTGTGATGCCGGAGTGCGCCGGTAACGACGTTATCGATTCTTTGAACGAGAGTCGCGAAAAACTCCCCCAACAGTGGAATCCTGATCTCGCCGGTGATGTCAATTTTGAGTCGCTAGACTTCAATGGAGACCCGGCGACCATCGAGCGAACTCCCGCTGGGATTCGGCATCGCAAGAGCATGACCGAGGGAGTCCGTGAGATTCGCGCCTGCGTGTCGGTTGCCGGTGACTTTGACATCGACGTGAGCTATCGCGATTTAGCTATCAGTGATGGCAAGCCAACCTGGCACTGTGGTGTCGGCTTGATGGTTCTCCTAGACAACCGTGATCGCAACCGTGTCACGCTTTACCGGCGCCGCGATCGCATCAGCGGTAAGCATGAACTGGCATTGGCTGGCCAAAAAATGAACGATGAAGGAAAGGTTATCTACTTAGGCGGCAGGCAGGTCGCAGACAGTTCCGTCGCCGGTCGATTGCGGCTGGCGCGGCGGGGAACCACGGTTACCGCCTTGCAGTCGGCCCTGGACGGCAGCGGCGAACGCGTGATCGGTCGTGCCGCTTTCCCACTGGGTCCGGTCGAAGTCCAGGGCATCCGTCTGGTCGCTCAAGTCGGGCAGGGCCTCGAGACCAGCGTCATCTGGAGCGACTTACATGTACGCGCCGAGCAGATCGAAACTCACATCCTGCCGACCGAGGAAATGGGCTCTGCGGAGCTGGTAGACCAGCTCGATCAACACCGCAGGCTGCTGACAGACTTGACCGAGGATGTCGACGAATCCACCGGTGAGGGAGGCTTGACATGGAAGCTAACGCCGCACGCCACGATCGCCCCGGACGATCCCGGCTTTCGATTGCTCGTCGAGGCCTCCGGTGATGTGGAATCAGCCAATATCCTTAAGCGCTGCCAAGTCAATGGTGACTTAGATGTGCAAGCCGATCTGCACATCATCCACATCGATCCGTCCAGCAAACCATCCTCCAACAACGATGTCACGCTGTGCTTCTATGCATCTCCCCATAGCGCGGGCGATGGCGTGGGGCGACTCCGTGAAGATCAGACTGCGGAGTTAATCGAAGCCACACTGTCACTCCGTTACAAACAAGACGGTGCGAAAGAACTTAACTGCCGAACAGTCGGACGCGACCACTTAGGGAAGTTAGTTTATCGACCAATTCGGTCCGTACCAATCGATATGATCGATCAACTGCGGATCGCTGTGAGGGATCGAGCGATCTACTTTTTCTACTCAGTAACAGGTGCCGATGACACGGTCGTTTTGGGACGTGTACCAATTAAGAATGAATTTACGATCACTGCGATCGGCGTGATTCAAAACGCACGCGGGGCCCGTGGCCGCTCCGAAGTCCAATGGAAAAACATCCAGGTGTACGGCGAAAATTGA
- the ffh gene encoding signal recognition particle protein: MFDSLSEGLQSAFKSLSGKGKLTEGNMRDGLKIVEQSLLESDVSYSVVKEFMAHVTEKALGKRVLLSLRPHEELVRIVHEELVEILGPVDPSLHLNADRPTILMLCGLQGSGKTTTCGKLTQLLREQNIQPLLVAADLQRPAAIEQLKVIGEQLGVPVHAETEHKDPVKVCQNGVDRARRDGNRVVILDTAGRLAIDAELMDQLKRIDKKVGPDQVYLVVDGMTGQDAVNSAGAFNEALELDGVIMTKLDGDARGGALLSVKQVTGVPIKFIGTGERFDALEPFRPEGMAGRILQMGDMVAAAREAHRIVDESERESLEEKMASGQFSLDDFKNMMQKIAQPGLMGRMMGLMPGMSQFKEALDSEEAGGQMKQIIGAINSMTPAERKNPKLIDAARRTRIAAGAGVPSSSITQLIKQFDTMKPLMQMMSGKGGGDRMAMLRQLQSGAMAGGGLGATKIKQSTGKRLSPAEREKQRKERDKLKRKMKRKGR; the protein is encoded by the coding sequence GTGTTCGATTCCCTCTCTGAAGGCCTGCAATCCGCTTTCAAAAGTTTGTCTGGTAAGGGCAAACTGACCGAAGGGAATATGCGCGACGGTCTCAAAATCGTCGAACAATCGCTGCTCGAATCGGACGTCAGTTACAGTGTCGTGAAGGAATTCATGGCACATGTGACCGAGAAAGCACTTGGCAAGCGGGTCTTGCTCAGCCTCCGCCCGCACGAAGAACTGGTGCGGATCGTTCACGAGGAACTGGTCGAGATCCTCGGCCCCGTCGACCCTTCTCTGCATCTCAATGCCGATCGGCCGACCATTTTGATGCTCTGCGGCTTGCAGGGTAGCGGTAAAACGACCACCTGTGGCAAGTTGACGCAGTTGCTCCGCGAGCAGAATATTCAGCCGCTGCTCGTCGCCGCCGACCTCCAGCGCCCGGCCGCCATCGAGCAGCTCAAGGTCATCGGTGAGCAGCTCGGTGTCCCCGTCCACGCGGAGACTGAGCACAAGGATCCGGTGAAGGTCTGCCAAAACGGCGTCGACCGCGCACGGCGTGATGGCAACCGGGTCGTGATCCTCGACACCGCTGGTCGACTCGCTATCGACGCGGAGTTGATGGATCAGCTCAAGCGAATTGATAAGAAGGTTGGTCCGGATCAAGTTTATCTCGTCGTCGACGGCATGACGGGCCAAGACGCTGTCAACAGTGCTGGAGCGTTTAACGAAGCTCTGGAGCTCGATGGCGTGATCATGACCAAGCTCGATGGTGACGCCCGCGGCGGTGCATTGCTATCGGTCAAGCAGGTCACTGGCGTGCCAATCAAATTCATCGGGACCGGTGAACGATTTGACGCCCTTGAGCCGTTTCGCCCCGAAGGCATGGCAGGCCGCATCCTGCAGATGGGCGACATGGTCGCCGCCGCCCGCGAAGCTCACCGGATCGTGGACGAGAGCGAGCGGGAATCGCTTGAGGAGAAAATGGCGTCAGGCCAATTCTCCCTCGATGATTTTAAAAACATGATGCAGAAAATCGCTCAGCCCGGGCTGATGGGACGCATGATGGGTCTGATGCCGGGGATGTCCCAGTTCAAAGAGGCGCTCGACAGCGAAGAAGCTGGCGGGCAGATGAAACAGATTATCGGGGCCATCAATTCGATGACTCCGGCCGAGCGTAAAAACCCGAAGCTAATCGATGCAGCCCGGCGAACCCGCATTGCGGCTGGAGCCGGGGTGCCTTCGTCGTCGATCACACAGTTGATCAAGCAGTTCGACACGATGAAACCGTTGATGCAGATGATGTCGGGCAAGGGCGGCGGAGACCGGATGGCGATGCTGCGTCAGCTCCAGAGCGGTGCGATGGCCGGCGGTGGTCTCGGTGCCACGAAAATCAAACAATCCACGGGCAAGCGTCTGTCGCCCGCCGAACGGGAGAAGCAGCGCAAAGAGCGTGACAAACTCAAACGCAAGATGAAACGAAAGGGCCGCTAA